The genomic window CCAGCTCCTGGGGAACGGAACACGTCGCCGGCGGGAAGACGGTCTGGTTCCGGCTGGACTCCCGGCGGCGGGAGGACCCGCGGCGCTCGGCCGCGCTGGACGACCGCCGTCCGGCGCCGAGCGTCACGCACGATCCAGTACCCCCGCAGCCCACACCTTCGGGCCCTCCACCGGGCCCGCTCGGCGCGTCGCTTCTCGACGATCTCCCGCTGACCACCGCCGGAGCGGGCGCCGGTATCACCACGGTGACGACCCGGGCGCCGGCGGCGATGTCGATCCGGCTGCCCCGGCTGCTGGCCCGCGACACCGCGCGGGCGCTGACCGCCGAGGGCGAGGTCTCCGAGCTGCTCGCCCAGCTCCTGGACGCCGTCCCGGCGGCCGGTGGCCGGGTGCAGCGGCCCTCGCAGGACGGCGGGCGCACCGAGACCGTGGCCGCCCTCGGGCGCACCGGGCCGAGCGCCGACGCCCGGGTGTTCGCCCTGGACCCGACCCAGGACAGCCTCGGCGAGCTCCTACTGTGGCCGTACGGCGCCGCGGACACCCACGACGACACCCGGCACGCCGGATTCGACCGCGACCCGTTCGACATCGAGCGGATCCAGCTCGTCTCGCGGTGGATGGCGCTGGCGCTCGGCGGCGGCGACATGCGGCGCGCCGAGGAGCGCCGCATCGGGATGCTGTCCTTCCTCGCCGAGGCGTCCGACCTGCTCGCCGGCAGCCTGGACCTCACCCACTCGCTCACGCTGCTCGCCCGGCTGCCGGTCCCCCGCCTCGCCCAGTGGTGCGCGGTGTACCTCAACCGGGAGGACGCCGGCCCGAAGCTGCAGGCGGTCGGGCACGCCGAGGAGTCCGAGACCGCGGCGCTGAACGAGGCCGCCGTCGACCCGGACGGCGCGCTCATGGCCGCCGTGCGCGCCGCCCGCGGCGACCAGGTCCAGACCGTCACGGCGTTCGGCGGGCCGGCGCTCGTCGTCGTCCTGCAGGCGCGCCGGCGGGTGCTGGGCGTGCTCGCGCTCGGCCGTCCGGCCGGGCACACCTTCCTCGCGGACGAGATCGACCTGCTCGCGGACCTGGCCCGGCGCGCGTCGTTCGCCGTGGACAACGCCCGGCTCTACAGCCGCCAGGTGGAGCTCGCCGGCACGCTCCAGGCCGGCCTGCGCCCGCCGGCGCTGCCCCACATCCCCGGGATGGATCTCGGTTCCGCCTACGGCGCCGCGCAGTCCGCCGGCCTGGACGTCGGCGGGGACTTCTTCGACCTGATCTCCGGCCCGACCGGCTGGACGGTGGCCATCGGCGACGTCTGCGGCAAGGGCGCGGAGGCCGCCACGGTCACCGGTGTGGCCCGTGCCGTACTCCGGCTGCTCACCGGGCGGGGCGCGGACCTCGCCGAGCTGCTGGTCGAACTGAACCGGGCACTGCGGGACACCGCCACCTCCCACCCGAACGGGCAGGGCCGGTTCTGCACCCTGGCCGCCGCGTCGCTGCTGCCGTCCGAGACCGACGGCGCCCGGCTGCGGCTGCACCTCGCCGGTCACCCGCAGCCGGTCGTCCTGCACCGGGACGGCACGGCCTCGCTCGTCGGCCGGCCGGGCACCCTGCTGGGCGTGCTCGACGACGACGAGACGTCCTTCCCCGGCCTGGACCTGCATCTGCACGCCGGGGAGTCGCTGGTGCTGTACACCGACGGGGTGGTGGAGGCGCGCCGCGGGCGCGAGCTGTTCGGTGACCAGCGGCTGGTGGACGCGGTCGCCGGCTGCGCGGGCCTGTCCGCGCAGGGGGTGGCCGACCGGGTCCTCACGGCCGCCGAGCGCTTCGCCGGCGGCAACCTGCGCGACGACGTCGCGATCCTGGTCACCCGGGTCGCGGACTGATCCCCGGGCCGCGGGCCGATCCCCCGGCCGCGGGCCGACCGTCGACCCGCCGGTCGGCGGCCCACCGGCCGCCCGGCCGCCGGCGGTGCCCCGGAGTGAAGGTGGTTCGCCGGTGTGGTGAACTAGTTGGAGCACCGATGGCACGACACCCGCCGATGGCGCCGACACCATCGCCGGACGTTCGTCACACAACATCGCGTAGGAGATTGCTCAGGCGATCCGATGGGTAGGCGGTCCGGGATGTCCCCGTTCAGACATGGTGATCGATGAGTCCTACGTCGGTTCCGATGAACGTGGTGCGGCAGGCGAGCTCGTGTCGCCCCCCGGCCACGCACATCCTCGCCGAGCTGCCCTACCTGCCGTCCGCCGTCCCACAGGCGCGGCGGGTTCTGCGTGAGTGCCTGGGTCTGACCGATCTGCCCGACGACACCCGGTGCACCGCCGAGCTGCTGGTCAGCGAGCTCGTCACCAATGCGGTCAAGTACGGCCGGCCGCCGGTGTGGCTGCTGGTCGAGCTGCGGCCCGGCCTCGTCCACGCCTCGGTCTCGGACACGTCGACGACCCTGCCGCAGCGCCGCGACGCCGACCCGGACGCCGAGGGCGGCCGCGGCCTGCTCGTGCTGGACGCCCTGGCCGGCAGCTGGGGCGCGGTGTCGGTGGAGTCCGGCAAGTACCTCTGGTTCGACCTCCCGGTGCTCCGGACGCCGTGACACCGGGCCCCGCCGTGACTCCGCGTCACAGCGGGGCAGCGGGGCAGCGGGGCAGCGGGATCAGTCCACGACGACGCGGTGGGCGCGTGGGTGGCCGAGGAACTCGTGCATCGCGAACTCGTAACCGTAGGCGCCGGCCATCGGGAAGACGACGACGTCGCCGGCGCGCAGCCGGTCGACGGTCACGTCGCGGGCGAGGGTGTCCTCGGGGGTGCACAGCTCCCCCACCACGGTCACCGGGCCCGCGCTCACCTGCGGCCGGGGCCAGCCGGGCGGCCAGTCGTCGCGCGGGACGACGGCGAAGTTGTGGACGATCTCCCAGGACGTCGGCAGCTGGAAGTGATGGATACCGCCACGCAGGACCGCGAAGGCGCCGCCGTGGACCACCTTGACGTCGGTCACCTCCGCCGCGTACCAGCCGCAGTCGGCCACCAGCGCCCGGCCGGGCTCGAAGACCATCCGGACGCCGGCCGGGGGGCGCAGCCGTTCCAGGCCGGCGCCGAAGACCTCCAGGTCGAAGGGGCGCTCGCCGAGCCGGTCGGGTTCGAAGGGCACCCCGAGGCCACCGCCGACGTCCACCACCCGCAGGTCGACACCGCCCAGGTGGGCCTGGCGGGTGGCGAAGTCCAGGCACCACCGCACGTAGTCCAGGTGCGCGGCGGCGTCGAGGTTCCCCGACACCGCGTGGACGTGGAAGCCGACCAGGTCGATCCACGGCAGTGCGCGGGCGAGCTCGACGGCCGCGGGCACGTCCCGTTCCTGGATCCCGAAGGCGGTCGGGCGCCCACCCATCCGCAGTGCCCCGGAGAGGCCGACGCGGGCCGGGTTCACCCGCAGCGCGACGGCGGCCCGCCGCCCCGTCTCCGCCGCCACGGCGTCGATCCGCCGCAGCTCCAGCGGGCTCTCGGCGTTGACGACATCGACCGGCACCGTGGCTCCCCCCGCCGACGGCGCGGCTCCCTCCGCCGGCGCCGCGCCGAGGAGCGCGCGCAGCAGGCTCACCGACTTGCCCGGCCCGGACGCCACCAGCCGCGCCCGGCCGGACCGGTGCCGCCCGGCCACCTCCGCCCCAGCCCGCCGCCGGGCCCGCGCCACGGCCTCGGTGGCCAGGGCGAGCTCGCGCGCCGAGGAGACCTCGAACCCGTCGACACCGGCACCGGCACCGGCACCGGCACCGGTGCCGGTGCCGGCACCGCCGCTCCTGGCACCGTCGCTCCCGGCGAGCAGGGCGTCGAGGATCGGCGGATAGGCGTTCGCCTTGACCGCGAAGTACAGCTCGGCCCAGTCGGGCAGGTGCCGGCGCAGCTCGGCGGCCCGCGCCGCGGCGACCGCCGGCGAGTAGAGGTAGGCGCCGATCTCCCCCAGCGGCGCGGGCCACTCCCGCAGGCAGGCGAGCACCGCCGCCGGCAGCCGATCGGGGCCGAGCGCGCGCAGCGGCGCGGCGGAGACGGGGAGATCCAGCACGGCGCACCCTTCCGGCGCCCGTGCGCCCGTGACCAGGACCGCACCGCCCGACCCGGTTTCCCGCGCGACGTCCGACGTCCTGACATGTGACGATGACGGTGTTGACGCGCGACGCGCAAGCCCGGCGGCGTTACGCGCAGCGGCCACCGGCCGCCCTGGGTGACGCCCAACGCCTGGAAGACACCACAAACGACCCGTTTCGGCCCCTGGGCGATCGTAACCTTACGAAGGGCAACGTTCCCGTGCGGGCGACCGCGACCGTGCGGGTCGCCACGAGAGGAAGACCTCTGCTCGTTCACAGGCCGGAGATCGAGAATGAATTAAGTTAGCCTTCCTTGACCCGGACCGTTCGAAGGGGAATCGCCCGTGACGACGATCTCGCCCGCCGATGTCGGTGTCGGCCCCGACGGCGCGAATCCGGCTGCGGCGCCGGCGATCCTGGCCCGGCAGGAGGCCCGCGAATCCGCCGCCCGAACCTACGCCCGCTCCCTGCCGATCGTGCCGGTCGAAGCGGCGGGCTGCTGGATCGTCGGCGCCGACGGACGTCGCTACCTGGATTTCCTGGCCGGTGCCGGCACCCTGGCCGTCGGCCACAACCACCCGGCCGTCGTCGAGGAGATCGAGCGGGTCCTGCGCTCGGGCGCCCCGCTGCACGCCCTCGACATCGCCACCCCGGAGAAGGACGCGTTCACCGAGGAGCTGGTGCGCGACCTGCCGCCCGGGCTGCGGGAGGACCCGAAGCTGCTGTTCTGCGGTCCGACCGGCGCGGACGCCGTCGAGGCGGCGCTGAAGCTGGCGCAGACGGTCACCGGACGCCACAACGTGCTCGCCTTCACCGGCGCTTACCACGGGATGACCTCCGGAGCCCTCGCCGTGACGGGCAAGGTCGCCGTGAAGGAGCCGCTGCCGGTCACCGGGGCGGTCGTCCGGTTGCCGTTCCCCTACCCCTACCGGTGCCCGTTCGGGGTCGGCGGCGCGGCGAGCGCCGAGATCTCGGCCAGCTACGTCGAGCGGCTGCTCGACGACTCGTGCGGCGGGATCACCAGCCCGGCGGCGATGATCCTCGAACCGGTGCAGGGCGAGGGCGGGGTCATCCCGGCGCCGGACGCCTGGCTGCGCGCGATGCGCGAGCTCACCACCCGCCGCGGCATCCCGCTCATCCTGGACGAGGTGCAGACCGGGGTCGGGCGCACCGGCACGTTCTGGGCCTGTGAGCGCGCCGGGGTGGTGCCCGACATGCTCGTCATGTCCAAGGCGATCGGCGGCGGGCTGCCGCTGGCGATCGTCGCCTACCGCGCCGAGCTGGACACCTGGGCTCCGGGCGCGCATGCCGGCACGTTCCGCGGCAACCAGCTCGCCATGGCCGCCGGGCGCGCCACGCTCGAGCTCGTGCGGACGCAGGCCCTGGCCGAGCGGTCGGCCGTGACCGGCGAGCGGCTGCTGACCGGCCTGCGGGAGATCGCCCGCGGCCGGGTGTTCATCGGCGACGTCCGCGGGCGCGGCCTGATGCTCGGGCTGGAGGTCGTCTCGGCCGAGGCCGCGCCGGACCAGATCGGCGCCCGCCCGGCGGACCCCCGCCTCGCCTCGGCGATCCGATCCGAGTGCCTCGCCCGTGGTCTGATCATCGAGCTCGGCGGGCGGGAGGACTCGGTCCTGCGGCTGCTGCCACCGCTGACCGTCACCGACGACGAGGCCGACCTCGCCCTGGAGATCCTCGCGGAGTCCGTCACCGCGGCGACCGAGCAGGCGGAATGACCAGGCCGGGGCACCGCCCGGCCGACGAGTTGCGGGACCTGCTCGGCGTCGCGTTGGGCGCGCTCGACGCGGGCCGCCGTGACCGGGTCGGCCCGCTGCCGGCCGGTGGGCCGGGGGCCGTGCGGCGGGCGGCGCTGGCCGCGCTCGGCGGCGGGCGGCTGCTCACCGCGGCGGGCAGCGGCGAGGCCGCGGCGCTCGACGCCCTCACCCGCATGCTCTCGGCGGGGTCGGCCGACCCCGCCGACCCGTTCTGCGCGGCGCACCTGCACTGCCCGCCGCTGCCCGTCGCCGTCGCCGCCGATCTCGCGGTCAGCGTGCTCAACCCGTCGCTGGACTCCTGGGACCAGGCCCCGGCCGCGACGACGGTCGAGACGGAGGTCGTCGCCGCGCTGGCCGAGCTGGCCGGCCTGGACCCGGCGCGCGCGGTGGGCACGGTGACCACCGGCGGCACCGAGTCCAACCTGATGGGCCTGCTGATCGGCGCCCACGGCCACGACGCCGACGGCGGTGGTGGCGGTGGCCGCGGGGCGCGGGGCGCCGTCCTCTGTTCGGCGGCCGGCCATCATTCGGTGCGCCGCGGCGCCGGGCTGCTGGGGCTCGGCGAGGTGATCACCGTCCCGGTCGACGAGGCGCACCGGATGGACGTCGGCGCCCTGCGGGCGGCGCTGGCCCGCCACGGTGGGCCCGCCGTGGTCGTCGCGACGGCGGGCACGACCGACGCGGGTGCCGTCGACCCGCTGGGCGAGATCGCCGCGGCGGTGCGGGCGCACCCGGCGCCCGGGTGGCTGCACGTGGACGCGGCGCACGGCGGCGGCGCACTGTTCTCGCACCGGCTCGCCGGGCTGCTCACCGGGCTGGCCGAGGCCGACTCGATCGCCCTCGACCTGCACAAGCTGGGCTGGCAACCGGCCCCCGCGGGTGTCTTCCTCACCCCGTCCGGCCGGGGGTGGGAGCGGTTGGAGACCGAGGCCGCCTACCTCAACCCGGCCGACGAGACCGCCGCCGGCTACCCCAGCCTGCTGGGCCGGTCGCTGCGCACCACCCGCCGACCGGACGCGTTCAAGATCGCCGTAACCCTGCGCGCGCTGGGCCGGGACCGGCTCGGCGCCCTGGTGGACGCCTGCCACCGCCTCGCCCGGCACGCCGCGGCCGTCATCGAGGCGGACCAACGGTTCGCGCTCTCGGCACCGGTGACCCTCAGCACCGTGCTCTTCCGCTACGTCCACCACCGGGACCGCGCCCCCCTCGCGGGGCGGGCACTCGACCGGCTGAACGCGGCGATCCGGCTGCGGCTGCTCGCCGCGGGCGCGGCGGTCGTCGGGCGGACCACGGCCGGCCCGGACGGCGCCGTCCACCTCAAGCTGACGCTGCTGAACCCGGCCGCGACGCCGGCCGACGTCTCCGCGCTGCTCGCCCTCGTCGCCGCGACCGGCGACCAGCTGGCCGCCGAGCCGGCGGCGTGACCCACCCGAGCGGTCCCGCCGCCGCGGTGGCGGCGCGCGCCGTGGCGCAGACGCCCGGGGTGAACGTGGCGGACGCCGCCGACGACGTCGTGACCGAGGTGCTGCTGCGCTGCTGGACCCGGGAGTTCGGGCCGCCGCCGCACCCTGGTGACGCGCGGCTGCGGCTGGAGCTGCCGACCACCGGGCTCACCGTGGACGTCGCGGTGACCTACCGCTCCGCCACCGGCTGGCACCGCTTCGACCGACCGCGGCTGGGCGGTGTCCCCCTCGACGCCGGCCTGCTCGCCGCGCTCCTGATCCGCGAGGCCGCGGCCGGGGCGCCGGCCGCGGCCGGGCGGACGGCACTCGCCCGCGTCCTCGACTCGGCCGGGTGGATCGCGCGGATCATCGCGTTCCCCCGTCTCGCGCCCGCCGAGCCCTTCCTCGCCGCGGAACGCGCCCTGGTCACCGGGCACCCGTTCCACCCCGCCGCCAAGAACCGGGGGGAGGCGCCCGAGGCCGAGTGCGCCCGGTACTCACCCGAGCTGGACGGCTCCTTCCCACTGCACTGGTTCGCCGCGCACCCCGACATCGCCCGCCACGGCGGCCCGGACCCGTCCGCGCTGCTCGCGTCGCTGCGCGGCGCCGGGCCCGGACTGCCGGCGCTGCCGGCGGGGTACCTGGCCCTGCCGGCCCATCCGTGGCAGGCGCGGGCCGTGCCCGCCCGCCCGGACGTCGCCAGCCTGCTCGCCGACGGCCGGCTGGTCGACCTCGGCCCGGCCGGCCCGCCGTGGTTCCCGACGGCGTCGCTGCGCACCGTCTGGCGGCCGGACGCGCCGGTCATGCTGAAGCTCTCGCTGGGCATGCGGATCACCAACTCGCGGCGCACGCTGCACCGCGACGAGCTGGAGCTGGGCGCCGAGATGGCCAGGTACGCCCGGCTGGCCCTGGACGGGTGGCTGCGGGACCGCCACCCGGCCTTCCGGCTCGTCGGCGAGCCGTCCTGGGTCGGGGCGCGGGCCGACGGGCTGGAGTGCGCCGTACGGACGAACCCGTTCGGCGCCGGTGACCGGGTCGCGTGCGCCGCGGCGCTGGTGGCCGACCGGCCGGATCTGGAGCCGGGGGCTCCCGGGCGCTCGCGGCGCTCGATGCTCGCCGGGCTGATCAGCCAGCTGGCCGGGCCGGCCTCCACCGGGCGGGCGTCGACCGGGCGGGCGTCGACCGGGGCGGTGGCCCGCGAGTGGTTCGCCCGCTACCTGCGGGTGCTCGTCATCCCGGTGCTCGACCTCTACCTGCGCCGCGGCGTCGGGCTGGAGGCCCACCTGCAGAACACCCTCGTCTCGCTGGACGAGCGGGGCTGGCCGGTCGCGGGGTGGTACCGCGACAGCCAGGGCTACTACCTGGCCGCCTCGCGCGCCGAGGCCGCGCGGCGCGAGGTCCCCGGCCTCGGCGAAGGCCTGCCCGCGGTGTTCGACGACGACCTGGTCGAGCAGCGGGTCGTCTACTACGCCGTCGTGAACAACGCCCTCGCCGTCGTCGGGGCGCTGGGCGCGGCGGGCATCGCCGACGAGCCGGACCTGCTGCGCTGCCTGCGGGAGGCGCTGCTCGCGCTGCGCTCGGAGCTGCCCGGTCACGGCTTGCTGGACCGGCTGCTGGACGCGCCCACCCTGCCCTGCAAGGCCAACCTGCGGATGTGCGTGGACGGCCGGGACGAGCTGGTGGGGCCGGTGGCGAGCCAGTCCGTCTACGTGGAGATACCCAATCCGCTCGTGGAGGTCCGCACGTGATGTCATCCTCCCCCGGCGCCGGGCCTGAGGAGTCCGCCGGCGCGCCCTACGACCTGCTCGGGGTGGGGCTGGGCCCGTTCAACCTGTCGCTGGCGGCGCTCGCCGACGGCGTGCCGGGCCTGCGGACGGCCTTCTTCGAGCGCCAGGACGCGTTCCGCTGGCATCCCGGGCTGCTGCTCGAGGGCACGTCGCTGCAGGTGCCGTTCCTGGCCGACCTGGTCACGCTGATCGACCCGACCAGCCGCTGGTCGTTCCTGTCCTACCTTCGCGAGCACGACAGGCTGTTCCGGTTCTACCTCTACGAGCGCTTCCACCTGCCGCGCCGCGAGTACGACGACTACTGCCGCTGGGTGGCGCACGCCCTGGGGTCGGCCCACTTCGGCGCCCGGGTCGACGCGGTGCGCTGGCATCCCGACGCCGCCCTGTTCCGGGTGACGGTCCACCACGCCGGCGCCCCGGCCCCGGTGACCGTGACGGCACGCAACCTGGTGCTCGGCGTGGGCACCGAGCCGACCGTCCCGGCGGCCTTCGCCGCCGTGACCGGCCCACGGGTGTTCCACTCGGCCGACTACCTGGGACGGCGCGACCAGCTCGACGGCGCCCGGCACGTCACCGTGGTCGGCTCCGGGCAGTCCGGCGCCGAGGTGTTCCTCGACCTTCTCCGCTCCCGGCCCGGGACGGGGCGCTCGCTGGCCTGGATCACCCGGACCAGGGCCTTCGCCCCCATGGAGTACTCGAAACTGGGCCTGGAGCAGTTCACTCCCGACCACGTCCGCTACTTTCACGGGCTCGACCAGGAGACGAAGGACGCCGTCGTCCCCGGCCAGTGGCAGCTGTACAAGGGCGTCGACGCGCAGACCCTCGCCGAGATCTACGACCTGCTCTACGAGCGCAGCATCGGCGGCGCCGACCCGGACGCCCTGCTGCTGCCGAACGTGTCGGTCGAGGGGGTGGCCCAGGACGGGGCGGAGCCCGGCTACCACCTGCGCTGCCGGCACCGGGACCAGCGGCGGGAGTTCACCGTCGACACCGACGCGGTCGTGCTCGCCACCGGTTACGCGGCGCGGCGGCCGGCGTTGCTCGACCCGGTGGCCGGGCTGCTCGACCTCGACGCCGGCGGCCGGTTCAAGGTCGACGAGCGGTACCGGGTCGCCACCGAGCCGGGGGTCAGCGGGCGGATCTACGTGCAGAACGCCGAGCTGCACACCCACGGCGTGGGCGCGCCCGACCTCGGGCTGGGGGCCTGGCGGGCGGCGGTCATCCTCGACGATCTCACCGCGGGGCGGGCGCACCGCCTGCCCCGCCCGGCCGCGTTCACCACGTTCGGCGCCCCGGCCGGGCCCCGGACGCCCGGCGGGCCCGCCCCGGTCCGCCCCGTCGAGGTCGGCGGGGCCGGCCGGTGACCGGCGAACCCTCGACGGACGCCGCGCGGCGGCCCGCCACGGGCGCCGCGGACGCCGCGCGGCGGTGGCGGGCGGCCGGGCTGGCGCTGCTCACTCGGCTGATCGCGGAGCTCGCCTACGAGGAGCTGCTCGTCCCGCGGGCCGAGCCGGCGGCCCCGCCGCGCACCCCGCCGCCGGTCGGGCGGGGCGCGCCGGCGCCGTACCGGATCGAGTGCGGCCCGGTCACGTACACGTTCACCGCCCGGCGCGGCACGTTCGGCACCTGGTGGCCCGACCCGGCGACACTGCGCCGCGACGGCGAGCCGGCCTGGGACCCGACCCGGTTCCTGCTCGACACCCGGCAGGGCCTGGGCTGGTCCGGGGACGTCCTGACCGACGTCGTGCGGGAGGTGACGGCCACCCAGCGCGCCGACGCCGAGCTCCTGCGGACGGCCCTGCCCGCCCGCGCGCTCGCCGACCTCTCCCACCTGGAGCTGGAGGGACACCAGACCGGCCATCCCTGCATGATCGCGAACAAGGGACGGCTCGGGTTCGACGCGGCCGACGCGGCGCGGTACGCCCCGGAGGCCCGCCGCCCGTTCCGGCTGCGCTGGGTGGCGGCCCACGCCGAGCTGGCCCGTCTCGTCACCGGCCCCGGCCTGGACGCCGTCGGGCTGCGCGCGGCCGAGCTCTCCGCCGCGACCCGGGCCGAGTTCGGTGCGGTCCTGCGCGCCGCGGTCGAGCGCGCCGTCGGGACCGGCCCCGTCGGGGCGGACACCGCTCGGCCGGACACCGCTCGGCCGGACACCTCCGGGGCCGACACCGCCAGGGCGGACACCGTCGCGCTGGCCGAGCGGTACGTGTGGCTGCCGATGCACCCGTGGCAGTGGGAGAACGTGGTCGCGCCGCTGTTCGCCGGCGCGCTGGCCACCGGGCGGCTGGTCGACCTCGGCGAGGCGCCCGACCGGTACCTGCCGTTGCAGTCCGTGCGCACGGTGGCGAACGTCGACACCCCGGGGCGGGGCGACGTCAAGCTCGCGCTGATGATCCGCAACACGCTGGTGTGGCGCGGGATGTCCGCCGCGGACGCCACCGCCGGCCCGGCCGTCTCGGCGTGGCTGGTGTCGCTCGCCCACAACGATCCGGTGCTGCGGGCCACCGGCGTCATCGCGCTGCCCGAGACCGCCGGGGCCACCGTCGCGCATCCCGCCTTCGACGCCGTGCCGGACGCCCCCTACCGGCTGCACGAGCTGCTCGGGGTGCTCTGGCGGGAGCCGGTCGCCTCCTTCCTCGCCCCCGGCGAGCGGGCCCGGACCATGGCCTGCCTGCTCACCGTCGACACGGACGGCGAGTCGCTGACCGCCGAGCTCGTCCGCCGCTCCGGGCTGGCGCCGGACCGGTGGCTGGCCGCCCTGCTGCGGGCGCTGCTCCCGCCGCTGCTGCACTACCTGTACGTGTACGGGGTGGCGTTCACCCCGCACGGTGAGAACGTGATCTGCGTCTTCGACGCCGGTGAGGTCCCGCGGCGGATCGCGGTGAAGGACTTCGGCGCGGACATCGACCTCGTCGAGGGCGAGTTCCCCGAACGGGCGGCGACGGACGGCGGCGCCGGCGCGCTGTGCCGCCACTGGCCGGGCCCGCTGCTCGCCCACTCGGTGCTCTCCGCGGTGTTCGCCGGCCACTTCCGCTTCTTCTCTGTGATCGCCGCCGACCATCTCGGCGTGCCCGAGGAGGAGTTCTGGTCGTTGGTGCGCGACGCGGTGGAGGACTACCAGCGGGCCCA from Parafrankia discariae includes these protein-coding regions:
- a CDS encoding IucA/IucC family protein, whose product is MTGEPSTDAARRPATGAADAARRWRAAGLALLTRLIAELAYEELLVPRAEPAAPPRTPPPVGRGAPAPYRIECGPVTYTFTARRGTFGTWWPDPATLRRDGEPAWDPTRFLLDTRQGLGWSGDVLTDVVREVTATQRADAELLRTALPARALADLSHLELEGHQTGHPCMIANKGRLGFDAADAARYAPEARRPFRLRWVAAHAELARLVTGPGLDAVGLRAAELSAATRAEFGAVLRAAVERAVGTGPVGADTARPDTARPDTSGADTARADTVALAERYVWLPMHPWQWENVVAPLFAGALATGRLVDLGEAPDRYLPLQSVRTVANVDTPGRGDVKLALMIRNTLVWRGMSAADATAGPAVSAWLVSLAHNDPVLRATGVIALPETAGATVAHPAFDAVPDAPYRLHELLGVLWREPVASFLAPGERARTMACLLTVDTDGESLTAELVRRSGLAPDRWLAALLRALLPPLLHYLYVYGVAFTPHGENVICVFDAGEVPRRIAVKDFGADIDLVEGEFPERAATDGGAGALCRHWPGPLLAHSVLSAVFAGHFRFFSVIAADHLGVPEEEFWSLVRDAVEDYQRAHPEYAERFAAVDLLTPSFERVCLNREQFAGAGFHDRSGRDAQFDVLHGTVANPLVLAPPRPDLG